A part of Streptomyces sp. NBC_01235 genomic DNA contains:
- a CDS encoding alkaline phosphatase D family protein, whose amino-acid sequence MSHRPFPGRRSVLRGSLAASAALTLPAALGAAPAFALSGRPRAGWGVQTGDVTSDSGLVWVRSDRPARMVVETAATESFRGARHWHGPLLGTGTDFTGTTRLHGLPAGEQIHYRVLLADPDDPRRTGEPVTGTFRTVPLGRRRGVRFLWSGDLAGQGWGINPDIGGYRIYDAMAGLDPDFFLCSGDNIYADGPITATQALPDGSLYRNVTTEEKSKVAETLAEFRGNFRYNLLDENLRRFNAQVPSIIQWDDHEVRNNWYPGEVIADTDARYTEKSVDVLAGRARRAFSEYFPISTLRPGAKEGRVHRVMRHGPLLDVFVLDMRTYRNANSPDDQSVDPQGILGAEQLEWLKRELSRSRAVWKVIAADMPLGLVVPDGTEGKANIEAVAQGDPGAPLGRELQIAELLRFVKHRRITGTVWLTADVHHTSAQHYQPSRAAFTDFEPFWEFVSGPLNAGAFPASALDNTFGPERVFVKAPTAANVSPAAGYQFFGEVDIDGDSGELTVRLREQDGTVLFTQVLQPGRVGQ is encoded by the coding sequence ATGTCACACCGTCCGTTTCCCGGGCGCCGCAGCGTCCTGCGCGGCTCGCTCGCCGCGTCCGCGGCCCTGACCCTGCCCGCCGCCCTCGGCGCGGCGCCCGCTTTCGCGCTGTCCGGGCGGCCCAGGGCCGGTTGGGGTGTGCAGACCGGGGACGTGACCTCCGACTCCGGGCTGGTGTGGGTGCGGTCCGACCGTCCGGCGCGGATGGTGGTCGAGACCGCGGCGACCGAGTCGTTCCGGGGGGCCCGCCACTGGCACGGTCCACTGCTCGGCACCGGTACGGACTTCACCGGCACGACCCGGCTGCACGGGCTGCCCGCGGGCGAGCAGATCCACTACCGGGTGCTGCTCGCCGACCCGGACGACCCGCGCCGCACCGGTGAGCCGGTGACCGGCACCTTCCGTACCGTGCCCCTCGGGCGCCGGCGCGGGGTGCGCTTCCTGTGGTCCGGGGACCTCGCGGGCCAGGGCTGGGGCATCAACCCCGACATCGGCGGCTACCGCATCTACGACGCGATGGCGGGGCTCGACCCCGACTTCTTCCTGTGCAGCGGCGACAACATCTACGCCGACGGCCCCATAACGGCGACGCAGGCGCTGCCCGACGGCAGCCTCTACCGGAACGTCACCACCGAGGAGAAGTCGAAGGTCGCCGAGACCCTCGCCGAGTTCCGCGGCAACTTCCGCTACAACCTGCTGGACGAGAACCTGCGCCGGTTCAACGCGCAGGTGCCGTCCATCATCCAGTGGGACGACCACGAGGTCCGCAACAACTGGTACCCGGGCGAGGTGATCGCCGACACCGACGCCCGCTACACGGAGAAGAGCGTCGACGTGCTCGCGGGGCGGGCCCGGCGGGCGTTCAGCGAGTACTTCCCGATCTCCACGCTGCGGCCGGGCGCCAAGGAGGGCCGCGTCCACCGGGTCATGCGGCACGGTCCGCTGCTCGACGTGTTCGTGCTCGACATGCGCACGTACCGCAACGCCAACTCGCCCGACGACCAGAGCGTGGACCCGCAGGGCATCCTCGGCGCCGAGCAGCTGGAGTGGCTCAAGCGGGAGCTGTCGCGGTCGCGGGCGGTGTGGAAGGTGATCGCCGCCGACATGCCGCTCGGCCTGGTGGTGCCCGACGGCACCGAGGGCAAGGCGAACATCGAGGCCGTGGCGCAGGGCGACCCGGGCGCGCCGCTCGGCCGTGAGCTGCAGATCGCCGAGCTGCTGCGGTTCGTCAAGCACCGGCGGATCACCGGCACGGTGTGGCTGACGGCCGACGTGCATCACACCTCGGCGCAGCACTACCAGCCGTCACGGGCCGCGTTCACCGACTTCGAGCCGTTCTGGGAGTTCGTCTCGGGACCGCTGAACGCGGGCGCCTTCCCGGCCAGCGCGCTCGACAACACCTTCGGCCCGGAGCGGGTGTTCGTGAAGGCGCCGACCGCCGCGAACGTGTCGCCGGCGGCGGGCTACCAGTTCTTCGGCGAGGTCGACATCGACGGCGACAGCGGCGAGTTGACGGTCCGTCTGCGTGAACAGGACGGCACCGTGCTGTTCACGCAGGTGCTCCAGCCGGGACGGGTCGGGCAGTAG
- a CDS encoding GNAT family N-acetyltransferase, whose product MSDVTRAKRGRPVHHWRRDVVELAALFTAVAVADGVANLVGHGPDGPALLTVSAALLVATAGFHTWWARRHGHAPPTGDTDTRPRSGEPQAGPSELPSGVTEESALWRMRTTVKDAPGSLAALCAALAGHRVDILSLQTHPLGEDTVDEFLLRAPASLAAAEITRAVARAGGSGTWIERADAHDLVDAPTRILGLATRTALDAAELPLALRQLLGRCTIRSLPAAAGSGGRGPQGVPVEGVLEETVMRLRAPEGGVITVERPYLPFTPTEFARARALVELDARLGPRVPLGQDVLTLPEGNDITVRRADTGDLQAAKAMQERCSARTLGMRYHGPVGDTDRYLNHLLSPRFGQTLAVQTPSGRIVGLGHLLWDGDETEVALLIEDQWQRRGIGSELLGRLVAMAVEAGCESVYAVTQASNTGMVAAMRGLGLPLDYQIEEGTLVITARLEKSAARETSQRYGERVTRD is encoded by the coding sequence ATGTCTGATGTGACGCGCGCGAAGCGCGGACGCCCTGTGCACCACTGGCGGCGGGACGTGGTGGAACTCGCCGCGCTCTTCACGGCCGTCGCGGTGGCCGACGGCGTGGCGAACCTGGTGGGGCACGGCCCCGACGGGCCGGCACTGCTGACCGTCTCCGCCGCCCTGCTCGTCGCCACGGCCGGGTTCCACACATGGTGGGCACGCCGCCACGGTCACGCGCCGCCGACGGGCGATACCGATACCCGGCCACGCTCCGGGGAGCCGCAGGCCGGGCCGTCCGAGCTCCCCTCCGGGGTCACCGAGGAGAGCGCCCTGTGGCGGATGCGGACGACCGTGAAGGACGCCCCGGGGTCGCTGGCCGCGCTGTGCGCGGCGCTCGCCGGCCACCGGGTGGACATCCTGAGCCTGCAGACGCACCCGCTGGGCGAGGACACGGTGGACGAGTTCCTGCTGCGCGCCCCGGCTTCCCTCGCGGCAGCCGAGATCACCCGCGCCGTCGCGCGGGCGGGCGGCTCGGGCACCTGGATCGAGCGGGCCGACGCCCACGATCTGGTGGACGCACCCACCCGAATCCTGGGCCTGGCCACCCGTACCGCCCTCGACGCGGCCGAACTGCCGCTCGCACTGAGGCAGTTGCTCGGCCGATGCACGATCCGCTCACTGCCCGCCGCGGCCGGGAGCGGCGGCCGGGGACCGCAGGGCGTACCCGTGGAGGGCGTGCTGGAGGAGACCGTGATGCGTCTGCGGGCGCCGGAAGGCGGAGTGATCACCGTGGAGCGGCCGTACCTGCCGTTCACTCCGACCGAGTTCGCACGCGCACGTGCCCTGGTGGAGCTCGACGCGCGGCTCGGGCCGCGGGTTCCGCTCGGCCAGGACGTGCTGACGCTGCCCGAGGGCAACGACATCACCGTGCGCCGGGCCGACACCGGTGACCTTCAGGCGGCGAAGGCGATGCAGGAGCGGTGCTCGGCGCGCACGCTGGGGATGCGCTACCACGGTCCCGTCGGCGACACCGACCGCTACCTCAACCACCTGCTCAGCCCCCGTTTCGGCCAGACCCTGGCCGTGCAGACACCGTCCGGCCGCATCGTCGGCCTCGGCCATCTGCTGTGGGACGGCGACGAGACGGAGGTCGCGCTGCTGATCGAGGACCAGTGGCAGCGCCGCGGCATCGGCTCCGAACTGCTCGGCCGACTGGTGGCGATGGCCGTCGAGGCGGGCTGCGAGAGCGTGTACGCGGTGACGCAGGCCTCCAACACCGGCATGGTCGCCGCCATGCGCGGCCTCGGCCTGCCCCTCGACTACCAGATCGAGGAGGGGACACTCGTGATCACCGCGCGTCTGGAGAAGAGCGCGGCGCGCGAGACGTCCCAGCGGTACGGGGAGCGCGTCACACGCGACTGA
- a CDS encoding trans-sulfuration enzyme family protein, whose product MDSTAASTHTYNGVRTSGAPRALATEAVHAGRDDLARQGLHAPPIDLSTTYPSYDSRAEAARIDAFAATGAEPDGTPVYGRLGNPTVARFETALARLEGTDGAVAFASGMAALSAVLLARSAMGLRHVVAVRPLYGCSDHLLTAGLLGSEVTWTDPAGIADALRPDTGLVMVESPANPTLAEVDLRAVAHACGSVPLLADNTFATPVLQRPAEQGARLVLHSATKYLGGHGDVLGGVVACDEEFAGRLRQIRFATGGVLHPLAGYLLLRGLSTLPVRVRAASATAAELARRLAADPRVARVHYPRIGGAMIAFEVDGDPHEVIAGVRLITPAVSLGSVDTLIQHPASISHRIVDAEERRGAGVSDRLLRLSVGLEDVEDLWGDLAGALGALGASGAVAASVTV is encoded by the coding sequence ATGGACTCAACCGCTGCGAGCACGCACACGTACAACGGTGTACGTACGTCTGGAGCGCCCCGCGCACTGGCCACCGAGGCCGTGCACGCCGGGCGGGACGACCTGGCCCGGCAGGGCCTGCACGCCCCGCCGATCGACCTGTCCACCACCTATCCCTCGTACGACAGCCGTGCAGAGGCCGCCCGCATCGACGCGTTCGCCGCCACCGGAGCGGAGCCGGACGGCACGCCCGTCTACGGGCGGCTGGGCAACCCGACGGTCGCCCGCTTCGAGACGGCCCTCGCCCGGCTGGAGGGCACCGACGGCGCCGTCGCCTTCGCGAGCGGGATGGCAGCGCTGAGCGCGGTACTGCTCGCGCGCTCCGCGATGGGCCTGCGGCACGTCGTCGCCGTACGCCCCCTCTACGGCTGCAGCGACCACCTGCTGACGGCCGGTCTGCTCGGCTCGGAGGTCACCTGGACCGACCCGGCGGGCATCGCCGACGCGCTGCGCCCGGACACCGGCCTGGTGATGGTCGAGTCGCCGGCCAACCCGACCCTCGCCGAGGTCGACCTGCGGGCCGTCGCCCACGCCTGCGGTTCGGTCCCGCTGCTCGCCGACAACACCTTCGCCACGCCCGTGCTGCAACGCCCCGCCGAGCAGGGCGCGCGACTCGTCCTGCACAGCGCCACCAAGTACCTGGGCGGCCACGGGGACGTGCTGGGGGGCGTGGTGGCCTGCGACGAGGAGTTCGCCGGGCGGCTGCGGCAGATACGATTCGCCACCGGCGGCGTACTGCATCCGCTGGCCGGCTATCTGCTGCTGCGCGGCCTGTCGACGCTTCCGGTGCGGGTGCGGGCCGCTTCGGCGACCGCCGCCGAACTGGCCCGGCGACTGGCCGCCGACCCGCGTGTCGCCCGCGTCCACTATCCGCGCATCGGCGGCGCGATGATCGCCTTCGAGGTGGACGGCGATCCGCACGAGGTGATCGCGGGCGTCCGCCTGATCACCCCGGCCGTCAGCCTCGGCAGCGTCGACACGCTCATCCAGCACCCGGCGTCCATCAGCCACCGCATCGTGGACGCGGAGGAGCGCAGGGGCGCGGGCGTGAGCGACCGGCTGCTGCGGCTGTCGGTCGGGCTGGAGGACGTCGAGGATCTGTGGGGGGATCTCGCGGGGGCGTTGGGGGCGTTGGGGGCGTCGGGGGCGGTGGCGGCGTCCGTCACGGTGTGA
- a CDS encoding Lrp/AsnC family transcriptional regulator, translating into MAESVVLDPVDLQLLRLLQNDARTTYRDLAAQVGVAPSTCLDRVTRLRRSGVILGHQLRLDPAKLGRGLQALLSVQVRPHRRELVGPFVERIRALPEALTVFHLTGPDDYLVHVAVADMADLQRLVLDEFTARREVARVETRLIFQQWECGPLLPPTVSGQTP; encoded by the coding sequence ATGGCCGAATCTGTCGTACTTGACCCGGTCGATCTCCAGCTGCTGCGGCTGCTGCAGAACGACGCCCGGACAACCTACCGGGACCTCGCGGCGCAGGTCGGCGTCGCGCCGTCGACGTGCCTGGACCGGGTGACGCGGCTGCGCCGCTCCGGCGTGATCCTCGGGCATCAGCTGCGGCTCGATCCGGCCAAGCTGGGGCGCGGCCTGCAGGCGCTGCTGTCCGTGCAGGTCAGGCCGCACCGACGGGAGCTGGTGGGGCCGTTCGTGGAGCGGATCCGGGCGCTGCCGGAGGCGCTGACCGTCTTCCACCTCACCGGGCCCGACGACTATCTCGTCCATGTCGCCGTCGCGGACATGGCGGATCTGCAGCGGCTGGTGCTCGACGAGTTCACGGCACGGCGGGAGGTGGCCCGCGTCGAGACGCGGCTGATCTTCCAGCAGTGGGAGTGCGGACCGCTGCTGCCGCCGACGGTTTCGGGACAAACGCCATGA